The Sulfurovum sp. UBA12169 genome has a segment encoding these proteins:
- a CDS encoding homoserine O-acetyltransferase: MKIVTKTARFSSPLYLESGRILEPYEIAYETYGEPNEDKSNVVLVCHALSGSHHAAGFHEGDRKAGWWDGLIGDDKAIDTKKYFVICTNVIGSCFGSTGPMSGMYPSEEPYRLKFPVVTIKDMIRAQMQLLSSLGIYHLRAIIGGSMGGMQALQFAVDYPNLADDIISLAATYATRPWTIAFNKVAVEAIRKDPRFKNGNYDKNAFKKEGLNGLAIGRIAGHISYLSPASMDEKFGRNYVSNDGLFELFGRYEVERYLEYNTANFARMFDPLSYLYIVKAINTFNLSRGYDSLYDAISRIKARTHLISFSTDYLFFPEEMEHIYRMMERNRQMCSYLEVKSEYGHDAFLVELEKFDESIKEILR, translated from the coding sequence ATGAAAATCGTAACAAAAACAGCGCGTTTTAGCAGCCCTTTGTATCTAGAGAGCGGACGTATTTTAGAGCCGTATGAGATCGCCTATGAAACCTATGGGGAACCCAATGAAGACAAAAGCAATGTTGTGTTGGTGTGTCATGCCCTTAGCGGATCTCACCATGCGGCAGGTTTCCATGAAGGTGACAGGAAAGCTGGCTGGTGGGATGGGCTTATTGGAGACGACAAAGCGATAGATACAAAGAAATATTTTGTTATTTGTACCAATGTGATAGGGTCATGTTTTGGGAGTACCGGACCGATGAGCGGAATGTATCCGAGCGAAGAACCTTACCGTTTAAAGTTTCCCGTTGTAACCATCAAAGATATGATTAGGGCGCAGATGCAACTGCTCTCTTCTCTTGGCATTTATCATTTGCGCGCTATTATAGGCGGATCAATGGGGGGGATGCAGGCACTTCAGTTTGCCGTAGATTATCCGAACTTGGCTGACGACATTATTTCACTGGCTGCAACATATGCAACAAGACCTTGGACAATTGCTTTTAATAAGGTAGCCGTAGAGGCTATTCGTAAAGATCCTCGCTTTAAAAACGGAAATTATGATAAAAATGCGTTTAAAAAAGAAGGTTTGAATGGACTGGCTATCGGACGTATCGCCGGCCATATTTCTTATCTTTCTCCTGCCTCGATGGATGAAAAATTTGGACGTAACTATGTGAGCAACGATGGTTTATTTGAGCTTTTTGGACGTTATGAAGTTGAGCGATATCTGGAGTACAATACGGCAAATTTTGCCCGCATGTTCGATCCATTAAGTTATTTGTATATCGTTAAAGCAATCAATACCTTTAATCTAAGTCGCGGATACGACTCTCTTTATGATGCAATCTCAAGGATTAAGGCGCGAACGCATTTGATCAGTTTTTCTACGGACTATCTTTTTTTTCCTGAGGAAATGGAGCATATCTATAGGATGATGGAACGCAATAGACAAATGTGCA
- a CDS encoding O-acetylhomoserine aminocarboxypropyltransferase (catalyzes the formation of L-methionine and acetate from O-acetyl-L-homoserine and methanethiol) — translation MHEQTLAIHAGYEKDSQGTMAVPIYMSTAYEFKDTDQAANLFALKELGNIYTRLMNPTTDVFEKRFAALEGGAAAVGTASGMAAIFYAIANVAEAGDNIIVAKQVYGGTTTLTGHTLKRFGIEARYFDVKNPAQLEKLIDEKTKIILFESITNPSIDVADLGAIVAIANKYTILTCVDNTVATPILCKPFEYGCDLTVHSASKYTTGQGLAIGGIIVERKNLVEKIKGNARYAHFNEPDASYHGLVYSDLPLPLFTLRVRLALLRDLGAAPSPFNSWLYIQGIETLPLRMRQHSASALAIAQFLEKHPKVKKVNYPGLQSDSNYEVGQKYFKKGHSGLLSFEVEDLATAKHIADSMEIFSLVVNIGDSKSIITHPASTTHQQLSKQELMDAGVPEGLIRLSIGLEDTQDLINDLAKALG, via the coding sequence ATGCACGAACAAACACTGGCTATCCACGCAGGATATGAAAAAGATTCACAAGGAACCATGGCGGTGCCGATTTACATGAGTACGGCTTATGAGTTTAAAGATACTGATCAGGCGGCAAATTTATTTGCACTTAAAGAGTTGGGGAATATTTATACAAGATTGATGAACCCGACTACGGATGTTTTTGAAAAACGTTTTGCAGCACTTGAGGGCGGCGCCGCAGCAGTAGGTACAGCCAGTGGAATGGCAGCTATTTTTTATGCCATTGCTAATGTGGCAGAGGCCGGAGACAACATTATTGTGGCCAAGCAAGTTTATGGGGGAACGACAACACTTACAGGACATACCCTTAAGAGATTTGGCATAGAAGCACGTTATTTTGATGTTAAAAATCCTGCTCAACTAGAAAAGCTCATCGATGAAAAAACAAAAATCATTCTTTTTGAGAGTATTACAAATCCTAGTATTGATGTGGCAGATTTGGGTGCAATAGTTGCTATTGCCAATAAGTACACTATTCTAACTTGTGTCGACAATACTGTGGCGACGCCGATTTTGTGCAAACCTTTTGAGTACGGATGCGATCTGACAGTACACAGTGCAAGTAAATATACGACAGGACAAGGGCTTGCGATAGGCGGAATCATCGTAGAGCGCAAGAATTTGGTAGAAAAAATTAAAGGAAATGCCAGATATGCACATTTCAATGAACCCGATGCAAGTTATCATGGGCTTGTCTATAGTGATTTGCCTTTGCCGCTTTTTACGCTGAGGGTTAGATTGGCATTGCTTCGTGATTTGGGTGCAGCTCCCAGTCCGTTTAATTCATGGTTGTATATCCAGGGCATTGAAACATTACCGCTTCGCATGAGACAGCACTCTGCATCGGCGCTTGCAATAGCCCAATTTTTAGAGAAACATCCAAAAGTTAAAAAAGTCAATTATCCCGGACTTCAATCCGATTCCAATTATGAAGTAGGACAAAAATATTTCAAGAAAGGACACAGCGGGCTGCTTTCGTTTGAGGTAGAAGATTTGGCCACAGCAAAACATATTGCAGACAGTATGGAGATTTTTTCTTTGGTAGTCAATATCGGCGACAGTAAATCTATTATTACCCATCCTGCCAGCACAACCCATCAGCAGCTTTCCAAACAAGAGCTTATGGATGCCGGAGTTCCTGAAGGGCTTATTAGACTAAGTATAGGACTTGAAGATACCCAAGACCTGATAAATGACTTGGCTAAAGCGCTGGGGTAG
- a CDS encoding IMP dehydrogenase, with product MRIKKRALTFEDVLLVPQHSTILPKEVSIKTQLTKRVSLNIPIVSAAMDTVTEYKAAIAMARLGGIGVIHKNMDIQTQVLQVKKVKKSESGIIIDPVFIGPEATVGDADALMGEYHISGVPVVDEHKTLIGIITNRDMRFITDMTQKVKDVMTPAPLVTAKKGTTLEEAAKVLQQHKIEKLPIVDDHNTLIGLITIKDIEKKEQHPHANKDEFGRLRVAAAIGVGQLERAKALVDAGVDVIVLDSAHGHSQGIIDTVKQIKKELDIDVIAGNIATGAAAQDLIDAGADGVKVGIGPGSICTTRIVAGVGVPQISAIDEVAQVANKAGIPVIADGGIRYSGDVAKALAVGASCVMLGSALAGTYEAPGEMIIYNGRQFKEYRGMGSIGAMTKGSTDRYFQEGTAADKLVPEGIEGRVPYRGKISDVIHQMMGGLRSSMGYCGSESIRAFWEKAEFVEITSAGLRESHVHDVTITKESPNYHG from the coding sequence ATGAGAATAAAAAAAAGAGCACTGACATTTGAAGACGTACTGCTTGTACCGCAACACTCAACTATATTGCCAAAAGAGGTAAGCATAAAAACACAACTAACCAAACGTGTTTCTCTCAATATTCCTATTGTTTCTGCAGCTATGGATACAGTAACGGAATATAAAGCGGCCATTGCTATGGCAAGACTTGGCGGCATAGGTGTAATTCATAAAAATATGGATATTCAAACACAAGTGCTGCAGGTAAAAAAAGTAAAAAAATCTGAAAGCGGAATTATCATCGATCCTGTATTCATTGGGCCTGAAGCAACCGTAGGGGATGCAGATGCATTGATGGGAGAATATCATATTTCAGGTGTGCCGGTAGTAGATGAGCATAAAACACTTATAGGAATTATCACTAATCGCGACATGCGGTTTATTACGGATATGACACAAAAGGTAAAAGATGTAATGACGCCTGCACCGCTTGTTACGGCCAAAAAAGGTACAACATTGGAGGAGGCAGCCAAGGTTTTACAGCAACACAAAATAGAGAAACTTCCTATCGTGGATGATCACAATACGCTTATAGGGCTTATTACAATCAAAGATATTGAAAAAAAAGAACAGCATCCCCATGCAAATAAAGATGAGTTTGGCCGTTTGAGAGTGGCTGCAGCTATTGGTGTGGGACAGCTTGAGAGAGCTAAAGCATTAGTTGATGCCGGAGTAGACGTAATTGTGCTAGATTCAGCGCATGGACATTCCCAGGGGATAATTGACACGGTTAAACAAATTAAAAAAGAACTCGATATTGATGTGATTGCAGGAAATATCGCTACGGGCGCCGCAGCACAAGATCTTATTGATGCAGGAGCTGACGGAGTAAAGGTGGGGATTGGACCCGGATCCATCTGCACAACACGTATTGTAGCAGGAGTAGGAGTGCCGCAAATCTCAGCGATCGATGAAGTTGCGCAGGTGGCCAACAAAGCAGGTATTCCCGTCATAGCAGATGGCGGCATCAGATACTCCGGTGATGTGGCAAAAGCACTTGCCGTGGGTGCGAGCTGTGTAATGCTCGGTTCGGCTCTAGCGGGAACTTATGAAGCGCCGGGCGAGATGATCATCTATAATGGTCGTCAATTCAAAGAGTATCGAGGGATGGGAAGTATCGGTGCGATGACCAAAGGAAGTACGGATCGTTATTTCCAGGAGGGTACAGCTGCAGATAAGCTTGTTCCTGAAGGAATAGAAGGGCGCGTGCCCTATAGAGGGAAAATTTCTGATGTGATCCACCAAATGATGGGAGGACTTAGAAGTTCCATGGGATATTGTGGTTCGGAGTCGATTAGGGCATTTTGGGAAAAGGCAGAATTTGTAGAGATTACTTCAGCAGGACTCAGAGAATCTCATGTTCACGATGTAACAATCACAAAAGAATCTCCAAATTATCACGGCTGA